Genomic DNA from Prunus persica cultivar Lovell chromosome G1, Prunus_persica_NCBIv2, whole genome shotgun sequence:
TCGTTTGCAGCATTCCTAGTCCATAATGCAAGTTTGTCCTGCCTCTGGCGCACACTTGCTACCACCCCGCAAATCTCATCAGCCTCATCAAATTGCTCTCCAATCAGCGCCATCAACTATCCAATGAAATAAGAGCCCATATTATCAGAATTCAAATAAACCCTAATGTAACATGAATCAACCTAGTACTTAGTCCAATACACACAAAGTCATCTTCAGCCCACAGTGACCAAGATACATCAACCGTTCTCACTGATGAGCAGATGATGAGAGTAATACTCAATGTCCATATAGTTTGGCATGCTATGTTGCACTGTCAATCAAGACAGTTAAGTaggtgaaatcaaatctcaatGTATGCCTTCATTCAATGTCTGGCAACATAGCATGCCAGACTCTCATTCCTCTACATATGTGTGCGTTaatataatgaaaaatgatGGGGAAAGCAACAACTCACGGTCTCTAGCCACATGGTATCAAGGCTGGCCTTACTCCTGCTGGTGACAGTCCACTTCCCTCCATTAGCACACTCAGGATCCTCCCATTTTGGTTCAACCCCAGCCCTGAACAAGTGGAAATCTGCATTTGGTGGAAACTTGCTTGGCTTGAATACCTGATCATACAGACTGCAAATACATTTCGcatctcaaattcaaattgagGGATTGGAATCAGATTAAAGTCCCGAACTTGAATCATACAACCAAGGTTTGTGGGtccaaaattacaaatttagaaCAATCCGCTAGCATTTCTGTTTAGCCAAATTAACGGAGAAAgggaaaagagagaggagagagagaaggagataAGTTAAGTAAGAGGTGAGAGATGAATAAAAAGTAATCATTCCTTCCTCACCTCTATCATATGTGTTCTCTCTTCCCTTTCCTCTCAGTCTCTCCCCtcaaactttaatttaaattaatagcATGAAACTATAACaggatggaaaaaaaaaaaaaaaaaaaaccaaaaacaaaaagaggctAGAAAACCAAAAGACTAACTGGGTACCGTATTTGACCGGATCAACTAGAATTGTAAGCTAGACATTAAAGCAGGAAAAGATTAACCACAGGGAACAAGGTTAAGAACGTTGGAGCTAGCACTTTGGGAACAAAAGCTCCATCAAGCaatgcataaattaaaaattcaaccATTTATTTTCCTCTAGATATTCTGGCaagttttctaatttttggaaACAAATTGACCTATATTCCAGTACATTACTTGGCTTAACAGAAAGTTTCACCAAAATTTCCCCAACCAGACAGAAGATAAGGGCATATCAGTTACCAATCAACAAACATGAAAGATCAGCACAAACCCACATCACCAAAAAAGTAAACAATCTGAAAACACAAAGCAAAAAACAATACAGGGAAGcataagaaaaccaaaaaacaaaaggggcGGAGATGGGGATTAGGTTTAGATTATGTGATGCATACCACCAGAATTCTTGAACGGTTTCGAAGGTGTAGGCCTTGCGAAGAGAGGAACCCCAAGCAGCACCTTGCTTGGGCTTGGATTGGTTATCGAACCAAAAGGTCCACTTCCTCTCCAGCTTGTGGGGCCCACTGCTCGGCTGTATCTTTGCCTCGGCCGCCGCCGCCTCTAACCCACTATTTTCCTCAGCGTCTAATTGTGGTGGCGgaactgctgctgctgctaccTCTGTCGCCATTGTTGTCTTGTGGAAACCTTTTTGATTCGTCTGTATGTCTGTCGGGGTTGTGTtgtttggaagaagaagaagaagaggaggaggaaaagAGAGGCTTGCTTTCTTCGCAGTCGGGCGTTTATATTGTGGGGAATCCGCGGGCCTGCAATTTTGCCCTGACTTGATACGGTGGGTCGGCCCGAATGTAGAATCCTATAGTGAGGGCATATCTAAGCCTGATATGATATGACATGAGGCTATATCTTTAAATCACTGGATCTAATTAATTAGtcgtttaattaaattaattattttaatataataattaagagataAAACTTTATTTAAGGGTTTTAAATAAGACTCTCACTATAAAATGACTTGGGCCTATGAACCTAACTAAATGGGCCGAACACCAATCTCACAAACTTGAAAGATCTCTAcacgtttttatttttcctaattAGTCACTTTAGTACCACTTCAAAAATCGAAAAGATATATTAATGTGTCActaatatttgtgtaaaagaaaaaactttatAATAGAGAGGGGGAAAAAAGGACAAGCATATGAATTGTGAAAAATTCTCATGTGGATTCTTTTATGTGAGGCATATTTACTACTTTGTAATTGGATTAGGAGGAATTGAAATAAGGAGAACTAAATTTCGAATTCCTATTAAAGTTGTATACTAAACTATATGGATTGAGGGAAGTTTGATCCAAATTTCTActaaagttgtttactaaatcatATGGCATTAGGGTAGGAGTGgtactaattactaaaatgtcgtcgttgttaggttaaagtagatgacaaatttataatttttaaaattgtgtgaTGATATAATAGGTAAAAAAGATATTCCTAATGGGTTACTTCTCCAGGAAATAGAATACCACCTCCCACCTAAGAAtgcaattcctaattttgtgtgggccccatttacttttcaattccttaATGTGAAGTAAATACAGTAATCCTCCgtatatgaaattcaattcttgATGAGAATTCCAATTCCTGATAAGCAAACACTAGTGTAATTCATTCAATTCCTGATGAGAATTCCAATCCCTGGCTTGGAAATGTTATCTCTGatcctttcctttcctttggAGAGTTCTCATCCTTGGG
This window encodes:
- the LOC18789840 gene encoding eukaryotic translation initiation factor, producing the protein MATEVAAAAVPPPQLDAEENSGLEAAAAEAKIQPSSGPHKLERKWTFWFDNQSKPKQGAAWGSSLRKAYTFETVQEFWCLYDQVFKPSKFPPNADFHLFRAGVEPKWEDPECANGGKWTVTSRSKASLDTMWLETLMALIGEQFDEADEICGVVASVRQRQDKLALWTRNAANEAAQMGIGRKWKEIIDVTDKITYSFHDDSKRERSAKPRYNV